A genomic segment from Bradyrhizobium sp. ISRA430 encodes:
- a CDS encoding glycosyltransferase: MMVLHVTGAYPTEQNPSAGVFIYTQVESLVKLGIDVDVCLLNGTGIGKYTKGIAEVRKALRLRHYDIVHAHYMYSGWTARFATIQPLVVSFMGNDVYGDCNKWGEYRFSNRVLHGLFSRLLSYATAHNIAKSAGLAKYLRAKTTSIISNGVDLDIFYPRTVAKREVGLKEDEQHVLFAGRPSAGGYKRYPLAEAAFELIRKSNPSARLVTLDRRPQQEVARFLNAVDCLLLTSAHEGSPNIVKEALACNLPIVSVDVGDVAERIKEFEGCYIVSDEPIFIAEAVEKVLVRGKRLSGGYAAVDELSLARVARRIQSVYEQVLS; encoded by the coding sequence ATGATGGTGCTGCATGTTACGGGCGCATACCCTACTGAACAGAATCCGTCTGCGGGCGTTTTCATCTACACTCAGGTGGAGTCGCTGGTGAAGCTTGGGATTGATGTTGATGTTTGCCTGCTCAATGGCACTGGCATTGGCAAATATACGAAGGGTATTGCTGAAGTACGGAAGGCCCTGCGTTTGAGGCATTACGATATTGTTCATGCGCATTATATGTATTCAGGCTGGACTGCCAGATTCGCTACTATCCAGCCACTCGTTGTGTCTTTTATGGGTAACGATGTATATGGAGATTGCAACAAGTGGGGAGAATATCGATTCTCTAATCGAGTGTTGCACGGGCTATTCTCCCGTCTATTGTCGTACGCGACGGCTCACAATATTGCGAAGAGTGCCGGACTTGCAAAATATCTTCGCGCCAAAACAACGTCCATCATTTCCAATGGGGTGGATCTTGATATCTTCTATCCCAGAACGGTCGCTAAGCGCGAAGTGGGTCTAAAAGAAGACGAGCAGCACGTCCTTTTTGCAGGGAGGCCCTCAGCGGGGGGTTATAAGAGATACCCACTCGCCGAAGCGGCTTTTGAGTTGATTCGAAAATCCAATCCATCTGCCCGACTGGTCACGCTTGATAGGAGACCTCAACAAGAAGTAGCGCGATTCCTGAACGCCGTCGATTGTTTGCTCCTTACGTCCGCTCACGAGGGTTCTCCGAACATTGTCAAAGAAGCTCTTGCCTGCAATCTACCGATAGTTTCCGTCGATGTTGGCGATGTGGCCGAGCGAATTAAAGAGTTTGAAGGATGTTACATCGTATCTGACGAGCCGATCTTTATCGCGGAAGCTGTAGAGAAGGTACTGGTCCGTGGAAAGCGTCTGTCCGGCGGTTATGCCGCGGTCGATGAACTTTCGCTCGCAAGGGTCGCAAGGCGAATTCAATCTGTGTACGAGCAGGTTCTTTCGTGA
- a CDS encoding Rho termination factor N-terminal domain-containing protein: protein MHNAYWRWDDPGPALLKSARGVKARLKAKLVALAEDNGVENASTMRKQELMFAILSAVRKRAGAM from the coding sequence ATTCACAACGCCTACTGGCGTTGGGACGATCCAGGTCCGGCACTACTGAAATCAGCAAGAGGTGTAAAAGCAAGACTGAAGGCCAAACTCGTTGCGCTCGCCGAAGACAATGGGGTCGAAAATGCCAGCACCATGCGCAAGCAGGAGCTGATGTTCGCAATTCTATCCGCAGTTCGAAAGCGAGCCGGCGCTATGTGA